The following are from one region of the Stenotrophomonas lactitubi genome:
- the ccmE gene encoding cytochrome c maturation protein CcmE: protein MTPVQRRRLVWVLLALLASGLATALVAMALERNIAYLYTPSEVLRGDVDAQTRFRLGGMVVKGSFNRPLGSLEAHFKVTDGDAQLPVSTSRILPDMFAEGTAVVASGRLQGGTFVADEVLAKHDEKYVPKEVADKMGQAHRKHDVPVTAPEVR, encoded by the coding sequence ATGACGCCGGTCCAACGCCGCCGTCTGGTCTGGGTGCTGCTGGCCCTGCTCGCCTCAGGGCTGGCCACCGCGCTGGTGGCGATGGCGCTGGAACGCAACATCGCCTACCTGTACACACCCTCGGAAGTACTGCGCGGCGATGTCGATGCACAGACCCGGTTCCGCCTCGGCGGCATGGTGGTGAAGGGTTCCTTCAACCGCCCGCTCGGCTCGTTGGAAGCGCACTTCAAGGTCACCGACGGCGATGCGCAGTTGCCGGTATCCACCTCGCGGATCCTGCCGGACATGTTCGCCGAAGGCACTGCCGTGGTCGCAAGTGGTCGCCTGCAGGGCGGTACGTTCGTCGCCGACGAGGTACTGGCCAAGCACGATGAAAAGTACGTGCCCAAGGAAGTGGCCGACAAGATGGGCCAGGCCCATCGCAAGCATGATGTGCCGGTCACGGCGCCCGAGGTGCGCTGA